The DNA segment GTTTTGTTCCATTATTTGGTTAGTTGTTCTCATAAGAAATAAACTCtggctttaagaaaaaaaaaaaaaaagaattatgacCTGACTGATTGTAAATACTGGCTTGGTCTGTGCTGATatgtggaaaaggaaagaagagagtaACATAAGTTAGACAAACAGATGCCCAGAGCCATCTGCTCCTCTCTTCATGGTCATTAGACATTCAGCTTGGAATGCTTCAGCTTTCCTTCAGGAATATGTTGGCTGGCTTTAAAGTGAGTGCAAAATGAAGTGGAGAAGGCAGTCAGAACTTTAACAGATTTTCAGTCTGGTTTACATTAAGTCAGTACCTGTTAAAAAGTATTGCAATCATTAGCCTTGCTGGGAAGCCATTTTGGAGTGATGCAGGGCAGCTATTCCAGGCTGCAGCTGTGAAACTCAGGATCCCTCAGCAGCAGGATCACAGTTTAGAACAGCAGACTGCATACATCTTGCAGATGTACAGAGCCCAAAGAGacagtataaaaataataaattattaatatgtGGAAGATATAAAACTTAATGAATAAATAATGGCTTGCAGCACTTTccttttcttagaaaaataGGCTGGctgtatttgtttttgttttcatttcactgagcatttttttcctgttgctctAACTATGCTTATGTGCTGAAATTTACAATAAATTTTTCAGAAACTATAttgctgccatccagagagaGATATTTTCTGGAAAGAGCTTTTGTTAATTTTGCTGGTGGGTAGGGAGCATCTGGAGCAGCTGGGTGATTGCACAGCTTCTTCCAGCAGTGTCTCCCAGGTGGTGTAGCAAAGGAGGCACAGAGGTAcagttgttttccttctggttaACAGAAGACAAGATGTTCAGGGTGTCTTCCATGTGTCATACATTCTGGCAGCATAAGGTGGcgaaagccttttaaaaaaccATGAGTAGCCTGCAGTTTCAAACAAGACTGGGGTGGGATTTCATCACTGGCTGTCACCACTCTGCTGACACAGATAGGGATCCAGCCCTGGACCTCTAGCAGGCTGAGTTTGGCCGCTCTGAGTCCTTTGGAAAGCATGTCCGACAAACACCTTTGGACATCACCTCCTGTCTGAGGAGATGGtttctctgcagccctggaTGGATTTCAAGCTGGATAACTCTGTTCCACCACCAGTtccatgcagcgctacaggctgggcacagagtggctggagagcagccagacagaaaggggcctgggagtctggattgacaggaagctgaacatgagccagcagtgtgcccaggtggccaagaaggccaatggcatcctggcctgtgtcaggaacagtgtggccagcaggtccagggaagggattctgcccctgtactcagccctggtgaggccacacctcgggtactgtgtccagttctgggcccctcagttcaggaaggatatagaggtcctggagcaggtccaaaggagggcaactgggctggtgaagggactcgagcagagatcctatgaggagaggctgagggagctgggggtgttcagcctggagaagaggaggctcaggggagacctcatcactctctacaactccctgaaaggaggttggagccggggggggttgggctcttttcccaggcaactctcagcaagacaagagggcacaagaggtctcaagttgtgccaggggaggtttaggttggacattagaaagaatttctttacggagagggtgatcaggcattggaatgggctgcccagggaagtggtggattcttcatccctggagatatttaaaaagagactggatgtggcactcagtgccatgggctgggaactgcagcgggagtggatcaagggttggacttgatgatctctgaggtcccttccaacccagccagttctatgattctgtgattctatgactgggTATGGCACAAGTCCCTCCCATTCTGTGGCAGTTTCCCCCTTCCAGTTTCATACCACCTGCTCATAGATTGATTTTTAGATCTGTGCCTCCATTTATTAATCGAGCTGGTTTCTGTGTCATTATTTCAGAGGATCTAAATGTAAAAACAGCAAGTGTGTGCCTGGCCTTGGTGCTGTACAGTGCAGTGGTTTCTCCTGGTGTTTATCTGTAACACCCAGCAGGTCGTCCTCCCTCTGTATTCCTTTTACCAGTGAGCTTGGATTCATCTGCATTAATCTGACTTGACCTGTTGCCCTCTGTGAGCGTGTCCTTGTTGGCAGTGGCCTTGAAGTGAGAGCTCTCCATGAAAAGGGGGAACTGGTGCTCAGCAGTGGGATCCACTCAGGTCACAGGGTGGGAATCAATCTGTTCTTCACCAAGGCACAGCAGGCAAGGTGGAACCTTCATTTTTAGAGGTGGCTTACCTGAGGATTTTGTGAACTCAGTCCTTCACACAAGTCTACTCCTCTTCCCATTCATCTCTGCTTTcacttcacatttcttttttttccccttcttagCTAATCATTATGTTTTCATTAATGGATCAATAAAGTAGCAGCTGTTGTTGCTTAGTCTCTAGTATTGTCTTCTGCATCCAAACCTTGGAATTGGGAGATTCTTGAAATCTGTGTCTTTTGTGACTTTTAGGCAGTATCAGGAGCTTCGCTTCCCCCCTTTCCTGCAAGTATTTCTCTCCAAGCtgtaaaattaatcttttttatgtactttttcttcttaaatccAACTGCTGCTAAcactttgtttctttcattaaCAGATTAGCTTTACAGGAAACCTGTTACTGACAGCCTGCCCTGTTGTACCCACCGCTGGGCAAGAAAACTCCgaggagaagctgagggcaAGCCACGTCTTGGAGACAGTCCATGGGGACTGTACCAGATCCTCTGAGATCTGCCAAGCTTTCCCTGGTCACAGCTTCTGCCGAGGAGGACCACCTGGGAGATCTGCAGCCTGCTAAGCACCAGCCACAGCTCCACAGTGGAGAGAGGGCGAGCAATGGCTTCCCATGCACCccatccagctctgctggagttCGCTTGTTCGACCTGAAGTGCTCGGTGGCAGCCAGCGCGCAGAGGTGCGAGCGATGCTGTGAGGATGATCCTGGCCATCAGGAAGCCTTCCCTGCCGGGCTCaccagcaaagctgcagagggGTGTCCTGCAGCCCTAGAGCCTGCTGATTGCTCCCATCCGGCAGGCAGCCAAGGAGTGGCAGTGCCATCCCCCACTGCAGCAGGAGCCCCCTCGGCAGGGCAGGGGCCGGAGATGATGCCAGCCCCCCAGAGCTCCCGGCAGTTCGTGCAAGGCAGCCAGGCAAAAACGAGCTCCCTGGCACAAATGGATGACTCTGCCTTGAAACCTCAGGGGACTGATGATCAGCCAGCACTTGAGGTGTTAAATTACTCTCCTCTGGGTGACCCTGTTAGGGTCAGTGAGTCCTGTTGTACTTCTCAGGCAAACCTTTtgcaaagaggggaaaaagaaaggggagaggaaaaaactgCTGCTTGCCAGTCAGCCTCGCCAGCGAGGCACGCTGAAGCTGACCTGGGGAGAGACccacagactggtttggagGCAAAAAGCGAGGCTGTAGACACCACACAGTTGCATCCCACAGACAAACCCGAAGCATCACAGGGCAGCGAGGCACCATCCCCGTCCCACCGTGAGAGTCCGCATCCCCTACGCAACGCGGCCACCGAGCTGGCAAGTCCAGGGCCCACACAGCTCTCCAGATTCAAAGAAACAGGTACAATGACTGTTCAGTCAGAGAGCAGGTCTTTAACtcaggaagcagaaagcaggaCGTGGCGAGATGCTGAGGTTCAGGCCGTGGCTGCTGTGGAGAGCAAATCAGcctccaccagccccagcatccTTGCTGCCTTCTTAAAAGGGAATCCTCctccagaggagaaggaagaactgCATATCATTTACCAAGGAGGTATGGGACTGAACCAGTCTGCACTTACTGACAGTTTCTCCTCACAAGAAAAGTCCCCGTGTTCTCCTGGTACCACAGCAAAATCGGGTGTTGTTACGGCCATGACTGCTTCAGCCCAAACCGAGCCTGTCAAATCGTCTGGGGTTCCATCTGATGTGGGATCTCTGGATAATGCAAAATCTGTCCTCCCCTTGCCCCCTGCAGCCCTTATCTCCCAAGGGACACCTGTGGGTAACTCTGAGGTGATCAGTGAAGCCCGTGACAGCAAGGATGGTGCTCGGCTGCCAACAGATGCTCCTGTCCCACCAAAGCCCATGCCTCTTGACCAGCTTGTGGGTAACTGCAGTAACCAAGCTCCAGCACAGTCTGGGTCTAAGGCTGGTGAGCCAGGCACCACCACTTCTGCCTCTGTCCCAGAATCCAAGAATAACAAACAAGATCTTGTCCATGATGCGGGAAGCAGCCACTTACCTTTACTCTGTAGCACAGGGAGTGAAGTCAAGGAGAAGGAGATCCTGGACAGCTCTGAGCAAAAGCCTCTGCAGTGTAAAGGTTTGAGCCAAGGGGAGGCCATTCTTAATCAGTCTGTGGTAAaaccaaaggaagaaaacttgaTGGTGCTTGATCCTAAAGGAGGGATGAATGTTAGCAGCGAACCTGCTGCTATCCATATACAGACATGCTCAGAGGATACAGGTGaaaaggaggagagcagaggccAGGGAAATGCTGGCCATGCTCAGGGTGGACAGAGTCTGCAGGCAGGATTGATGCCCAAGCTGAGTGTCAGTCCTGCACGTCTCACCCCCTCCTTGAAGGCATCAGCAGCTCCCCAACAGCACGGTCGCCCAGCCAAGGAGTCCAGACATGAGcttcccacagcagctcttcctGCTTCAGCTCAGGTCTCTCCAAACctgggggaaaacaaaaagcagcccACCCTGGCCACAGAGGCGAAAGTGCAGGTGAAGCAATCCAAGCACATCAGAGATGTTGTTTGGGATGAGCAAGGCATGACATGGGAGGTTTACGGTGCTTCCCTCGATCCAGAGTACCTGGGAATTGCCATCCAGAACCACTTACAGAGACAAATACGGGAACACAAGAAACTGATCCAAGCCCAGAACAGTCAGACCCGGAAATCCATTTCCTCAGATACATCCTCAAATAAAAAACTGAAAGGGAGGCAGCACAACATGTTCCAGTCCATGCTGCAGAATTTTAGGCGGCCAAATTGCTGTGTCCGACCAGCTCCTTCTTCTGTGTTAGACTGACGTGGTTTGCAGGGGTGCGTAGATGTCTGCAGTGGTGGAGAGAACCCCTCCCATCAAGTCCTGAGTCCTGCTGTTCAGTTGTGTTATTGGGGCTGTGATGCAGCAACAGTGGAAAATTATCCCCCTTTGTTTTCCGAGTAGCCACGCGCTCCATCACGCCGTTATTCCTGCCACAGCTGGTGTATTTCCACGTTATGCCCACATCCCTACTGCAGTCAGATGAAAAGCTAGGCACTTAGCAAAAGCACAAATTAAAATTGCCACCTTGCTGTAAGAATGGCAGCACCTTCTTGATAAAGCAGGAAGCAGAAATATTGTCGGAATTATTATGGGAAGTTATTTGTGTGCATCACAAGGTCTTATACAAaggggtgggctgggggaggcttTGTGAGGTGAAACCAAGGTCCAAGAGCTGTAAAGACTGAATGCAAGATAACTTTCCTGGTGTATAAGTTATCCCGAGACTGAAGCAAGTCCATGAAAAGGATACAGACATTGATCACTGAGCAGTCTCACTTCTGTTGATACTGTAGGGCACCACTGAAATGGAGAACCAGGCAAAGAGTGAGGATCAAGGCTGAAGGATTATCTCTTTGAGAGAAGTTAAGACAGAGAGATTTTGATGGCTAGAAGGAGGGGTGAGAGAGGGATATATTTTGCAGGCTTTTTCTCCCCTGCATCAcctatagaatcatagagtggtttgagttggaagggacctcttaaaggtcatctagtaagcagggacatcctcaactagatgaggttgctcagagccttgtggaacctcaccttgaacatctccagggatgaggcctcaactacctccctgggcaacctgttccattgttccactgccctcatggtaaagaacaTCCAGtataaatctactcttctctaatttaaaaccatggttctttgtcctgtcacttcaggcccttgcaaacagtccctctccagccttccttcagttccccttcaggtactagaaggtCACTTTTGGTCTCcctagagccttctcttctccaggctgaacaaccccagctccctcagcctgtcttcctAAAACCATGCTGAAGGTATAAGCAGGTGATGCACACAGGGCAGGTGAGGCACGAGTGAGGACATCAGTAGATGCACCCACCTCCTGCTGGATGGTGCCCTCACGCCGTGGTGTTCCAGCCAAGTCTCTCAAAAGCAGAGAACTCTTCTGGCTCTTTGGTTTGGGTGGGCATTGCTTGCTCTCACCCTTCCATGGCACTGAGCACCTCTCCTCTAAATCACTCGTTAAAGTGATGTGgatcctttttctctcttccaagATGCACAGTGACATTATTCCATAGGAACAGGCAATCCTGTGCATCTGGGTCCCTGAGCCTACATGACTGGTGTGtagcactgtttttttcctttgaagtccttagccaacttttttttttttttttttttttttttttttcagtattttggtGCTTTTCTTAAGCTGCCCTTCATAAAGTAAATACCATTTATTTAGCCTgtgcatattttatttaaccTAATGCTATCTATATTATAAACTTATATTATTAACTTGAAACACTTTACAGAAGTACTGAAATCTTGAG comes from the Heliangelus exortis chromosome 4, bHelExo1.hap1, whole genome shotgun sequence genome and includes:
- the GPRIN3 gene encoding G protein-regulated inducer of neurite outgrowth 3, with amino-acid sequence MGTVPDPLRSAKLSLVTASAEEDHLGDLQPAKHQPQLHSGERASNGFPCTPSSSAGVRLFDLKCSVAASAQRCERCCEDDPGHQEAFPAGLTSKAAEGCPAALEPADCSHPAGSQGVAVPSPTAAGAPSAGQGPEMMPAPQSSRQFVQGSQAKTSSLAQMDDSALKPQGTDDQPALEVLNYSPLGDPVRVSESCCTSQANLLQRGEKERGEEKTAACQSASPARHAEADLGRDPQTGLEAKSEAVDTTQLHPTDKPEASQGSEAPSPSHRESPHPLRNAATELASPGPTQLSRFKETGTMTVQSESRSLTQEAESRTWRDAEVQAVAAVESKSASTSPSILAAFLKGNPPPEEKEELHIIYQGGMGLNQSALTDSFSSQEKSPCSPGTTAKSGVVTAMTASAQTEPVKSSGVPSDVGSLDNAKSVLPLPPAALISQGTPVGNSEVISEARDSKDGARLPTDAPVPPKPMPLDQLVGNCSNQAPAQSGSKAGEPGTTTSASVPESKNNKQDLVHDAGSSHLPLLCSTGSEVKEKEILDSSEQKPLQCKGLSQGEAILNQSVVKPKEENLMVLDPKGGMNVSSEPAAIHIQTCSEDTGEKEESRGQGNAGHAQGGQSLQAGLMPKLSVSPARLTPSLKASAAPQQHGRPAKESRHELPTAALPASAQVSPNLGENKKQPTLATEAKVQVKQSKHIRDVVWDEQGMTWEVYGASLDPEYLGIAIQNHLQRQIREHKKLIQAQNSQTRKSISSDTSSNKKLKGRQHNMFQSMLQNFRRPNCCVRPAPSSVLD